The following nucleotide sequence is from Alkalihalobacillus sp. LMS39.
CCTTATTAATTATTTAGACAGAGTTTATAATGATAAAGTATTACTGATGATTACTAAAAAGAAATGAAAATTGTTTCAAAATAGTGAAGAAGATACATTTTTATATGTTATATAATCGGCTATAATGTAAGTGATACTCTTTGTACTAGAGTATTGAACATTACCTACTAATAGCTCCGATTATTCATCGGAGTATTTTTTTTTTTATAGTGTTTAAACACTATAAAAATTGGGAGGAATATAAAATGAATGTAAAATTTTTAAACGATGCTCATAAGGATGTTTATATGGATTTTAGAGTGAATAAAATGGCTCAGCATTACAGAAATAACAGAGGATATTATCTGTAGTTTATCTTTTATGCGGTAATAAAGAGTTATATAGCAAGGCAAGTAAGTATTTCAAAGGGGTAGATGGTTCTTTTCGTTCAGAGGATATGCTTGCAGCGGAGGATTTTAGTTCTGGATTGCGTACATTGGCAAAGTTAGCTGTGAATTTGTTTAATAATAATGAGGAAGTATCTGCATTGGATTTAGTTGGTAATTTGGATGATGAGAATTTCACGTTAGCTCTCAGCGCCATTAAATTAAGAAAATACGGAATCGATACAGATTATACTGAAACTGAAGAAAAGTTATACATGTAAAACCTAAATGTAGATAAAAGAAGTTGGGGTTAGGTATGTTAAAACAAACATCTTTTAATTTATTTG
It contains:
- a CDS encoding DUF6075 family protein, with protein sequence MLSVVYLLCGNKELYSKASKYFKGVDGSFRSEDMLAAEDFSSGLRTLAKLAVNLFNNNEEVSALDLVGNLDDENFTLALSAIKLRKYGIDTDYTETEEKLYM